The following is a genomic window from Effusibacillus pohliae DSM 22757.
TCATTCCCGGTATGATGCGAGCGGCAAAGTGTATCGTTACCAGATCGATCGCGGCGCCGTTCCGGATGTTTTTTGCCGGCGCTATGCCTGGCACGTTCCTTATAAATTGGACCTGGAGCGAATGCGGCAAGCGGCCGGCCATTTAACCGGGGAGCACGATTTTACCAGTTTCTGCAATGCAGCCGCACCGATTGAGGATAAAGTGAGACGTGTGGACCAGGTGGCGGTCGAGGAACAGGGGAATTTGCTGAGGATCACCGTGCAAGGATCGGGATTTCTCTGGAACATGGTGCGTATCATGGCAGGCACTTTGGTCGATGTCGGGAGAGGCCGCATCGATCCGCAGCAGATTCCTGACATCCTGCAGGCCCGCGACCGCAAACGGGCGG
Proteins encoded in this region:
- the truA gene encoding tRNA pseudouridine(38-40) synthase TruA translates to MRNIKLTVAYDGTDFHGFQAQPHLRTVQGELEQAIRKLTGEPVQVIGSGRTDAGVHAWGQTVNFLTSSRIPVEKWPLAMNANLPPDVVVRDAQEVPESFHSRYDASGKVYRYQIDRGAVPDVFCRRYAWHVPYKLDLERMRQAAGHLTGEHDFTSFCNAAAPIEDKVRRVDQVAVEEQGNLLRITVQGSGFLWNMVRIMAGTLVDVGRGRIDPQQIPDILQARDRKRAGVTAPAHGLALLEVHYPTHKL